GCTCTGGCGACACTGTTGTCGCAGCCTACTCCTCATCGCGATCGCTGGTCTCGCCTGGAGTTGGATTGCCCCACCCGCGATCGCCCTCGATTTCACTAAGGAAATCCTGATTGAGTCCGATTTTTCCAATCGCGATCTCAGCGACGCCAACTTTACGAAAGCGAATCTGCGCAGTAGTGACTTTAGCAACTCGGTGCTAGTTGGGGTTCGTTTTTATGGTGCGAACTTGGAAAGTGTTGATCTGCATGGTGCGAACCTGAGTAACACAATTCTTGACCAA
The sequence above is a segment of the Synechococcus elongatus PCC 11801 genome. Coding sequences within it:
- a CDS encoding pentapeptide repeat-containing protein, producing the protein MPVILSLHTLWRHCCRSLLLIAIAGLAWSWIAPPAIALDFTKEILIESDFSNRDLSDANFTKANLRSSDFSNSVLVGVRFYGANLESVDLHGANLSNTILDQARMTNTDLTDAILEGAYAFNTLFQGAKITGADFTDVLMREDAQNLLCQVAKGINSKTGRATRETLDCP